The Methanothrix sp. region GCTATTTATTTGGTGACGGTGAATATGATTCCAGGAAATTTTTGAATGATGTTGTAGATAAAGGTTACATGCCTGTTATTAAACCGAGAAAAATAAGTGCCGGTGGTTTTGGATCCAGAATCAGAGATCGGATCTTTAATAGCGAAATATACAAACACAGATCAGTTTGTGAAGGATTCTTTGGTGCTTTGACCAATTGGTTTGGAGATAGAATACCATGTTTCCTCGAAGAGACAACTATTACAAGGATACTTCTGAGAGTACTGGCTTATGCATTGAGAATTCTATCAAGATTTAGTATAAAATAAATTTGAATGATAGACACACCCTTTATTACCATAATCCTTAAATATAGAACTTATTAATCATTATTCTGTGATTAGTATGAAGAAAGCGATATTGCTCCTGATTTTATCGCTGATCGCTGTTCACTCAGCATATGCTGAGCCGATCAAGATAGTGGCCACGACCTCCACCCTGGAGGATCTCATAAAGGGCGTGGGCGGGGATAATGTCGATGTCACCTACATAGTCTCTTCCGGTGTGTGTCCAGATCACTGGGACCTGAAGCCATCGCAGGTTGCCGCTCTGAACGAGGCGAGCATAATATTCCAGCATGGAATGGAGGGGTGGCTCAAGAACATCACAAGGCCAGATCAGAAGGTGATAGTCCTCTCCGGTCCCTGGAACACGCCGCAGATGGCGATAAACAAGACGATGCAGATCGCGGCTGCTCTCAAGGAGGCCGATCCGGAGCATGCAGGGGAGTATGATCGGAGAGCAGAAGTGCTGGTCGAGCGCTTCCAGAACGTATCCGAGGTTCTGAGCAAGAGGGCTAGGGAGGCGGGCACGGAGAACGTGAAGGTCCTGTGCATGGAATGGCAGTCCGGCTTCGTCTCATGGATGGGATTTGATATAGTGAAGACGTACGCCTCTGAGGAGAAGCTCTCGCTGAAGGACGTGGACGATTTGATAAAGGCGGGCAGGGAGAACAGCGTCTCCATAGTTGTGGACAACCTCCAGAGCGGTGTCAGGGTGGGAGAGCAGATCGCAAAGGAGATCAACGCCACTCATGTGATCCTCACAAACTTCCCCGGGGCGGTCGAGGGAACAGAGACGCTCGATAAGATGATGCTCCACAACGGTGAGGCGCTGCTTGCGGCGGTCAGCGCAGCCGCTTGATGGCCAATCATGCGGAGGAAATGCTCCCCGACTTTTTTTGCCAGACCGATCGACTGTTTAGATCGGGGATCCACTCGGTTATCACAGAGTGGCTAAAAGTAAAGCGAATGCCTCCCACAGCGCGGCCAGCCATTCAGAGCAGGCTTCTCCTGTCAGCCAGCCCCAGAATATTCAGCAGCCCCAGCAGGTTCTCTCTCGATATCGACCCGTCGGAGACCTTCTTCAGCACATCCTTCGCATTGAACGCCACGCCGAGTCCTGCGTTCTGTATCATCAGACAGTCGTTTGCCCCGTCTCCAACAGCAACTATGTTGTCCGGGCTGATGCCCTCCATCTCAGCGAGCCGCTTGACTATCTCTCCCTTCGCCTCTGCATCGATGATCTCGCCCTTGATCTCCCCTGTCAGACGGCCGTCCTGTATCTCGAGCTCATTGGCGAATGTGTAGTCGAAACCAAGCCGCTCCTTCAATACATCGGTGAAGTATGTAAATCCTCCACTTATGAGCGCTATCTTGTAGCCCATCTGCTTCAGGTGGTGTATGAGCTCCTCAGACCCCGGCGTCAGGGAGAGCTGATCCGCGATCTCCTTCAGCGCCGAGACAGGCATCCCCTTCAGAAGCCTCACGCGGCGTCTGAGCGACTCCTCAAAATCGATCTCGCCGTTCATAGCCCTGTCAGTTATCATCCTCACCTCATCATCGACGCCAGCGAAGCTTGCAAGCCTGTTTATTATCTCGAAGTCAACAATCGTCATATCCATGTCGAAGACGATCAGACGCTTCTCCTTCTGGGCCTTATCCAGCCTCTGGACCACAACATCGAGACCCAACCGCTCACACTCTGATCTGATCCACCGCCTGCACTCATCAGGGTCTGCCTCCCCGAAGTCCATCACGAACTCTATCGATATCAGATCGCCGCGAGCGGTCACTGCAGCCCTCTCGATGTTTATGCCTCTGGTGGACGCGACAGATGCAACATCTCTTATTATGCCGACCCTGTCCCTTGCGAGGATCGTGACCACGTAGAGGTTCTTCCTGCTCCTTCTTATTCCACGGTATCTCTCCAGCGGCAGGAACATGCACTGCACTCCCAGGGAATCGGATCGCCTCTGCATCTCCATCTCAAGCTCTTTTGGGTTGATCGCGGCTCTGCTGAAATCCGCGACCACGGACATGACGAACAGCCCCTGGAGCACCCTCTGGTCCATATCCACTATGTTCACATTCCGCTCTGCAGGGAGCTGGAGTATATCACGTATGAGGCCGGGCCGGTCCCTGCCCACGAAGGTTATCACCCACAGGTCTTTAAAATGATCTCCAGGATCGGCGTTCATAACCAATATGCCCCTCCATTCAGCTCGCACACAAACCCGCTCTGAGCCCGGGCTCTGCAGTGCAAATAGCGCATGCAGTTAGT contains the following coding sequences:
- a CDS encoding metal ABC transporter substrate-binding protein, producing the protein MKKAILLLILSLIAVHSAYAEPIKIVATTSTLEDLIKGVGGDNVDVTYIVSSGVCPDHWDLKPSQVAALNEASIIFQHGMEGWLKNITRPDQKVIVLSGPWNTPQMAINKTMQIAAALKEADPEHAGEYDRRAEVLVERFQNVSEVLSKRAREAGTENVKVLCMEWQSGFVSWMGFDIVKTYASEEKLSLKDVDDLIKAGRENSVSIVVDNLQSGVRVGEQIAKEINATHVILTNFPGAVEGTETLDKMMLHNGEALLAAVSAAA
- a CDS encoding transposase — translated: YLFGDGEYDSRKFLNDVVDKGYMPVIKPRKISAGGFGSRIRDRIFNSEIYKHRSVCEGFFGALTNWFGDRIPCFLEETTITRILLRVLAYALRILSRFSIK
- the serB gene encoding phosphoserine phosphatase SerB translates to MNADPGDHFKDLWVITFVGRDRPGLIRDILQLPAERNVNIVDMDQRVLQGLFVMSVVADFSRAAINPKELEMEMQRRSDSLGVQCMFLPLERYRGIRRSRKNLYVVTILARDRVGIIRDVASVASTRGINIERAAVTARGDLISIEFVMDFGEADPDECRRWIRSECERLGLDVVVQRLDKAQKEKRLIVFDMDMTIVDFEIINRLASFAGVDDEVRMITDRAMNGEIDFEESLRRRVRLLKGMPVSALKEIADQLSLTPGSEELIHHLKQMGYKIALISGGFTYFTDVLKERLGFDYTFANELEIQDGRLTGEIKGEIIDAEAKGEIVKRLAEMEGISPDNIVAVGDGANDCLMIQNAGLGVAFNAKDVLKKVSDGSISRENLLGLLNILGLADRRSLL